The Rhododendron vialii isolate Sample 1 chromosome 6a, ASM3025357v1 genome includes a window with the following:
- the LOC131330538 gene encoding uncharacterized protein LOC131330538 has translation MGALDDDIESVLYSSEEISRRVSELASQITADLDNNNTNNTESSPPVVVVGVATGAFLFLADLVRNIKLPVTVDFIRAESYGSGTVSSGDPRISSDLKMDILGKHVILVEDIVDTGNTLSCLIAHLKSKGASSISVCTFLDKPARRKVNFELVGEGKYYCGFECPDYFVVGYGLDLAELYRNLPYVGVLKPEMYK, from the exons ATGGGGGCTTTGGACGACGACATAGAGAGCGTCCTCTATTCCTCCGAAGAAATCTCAAGGCGAGTCTCGGAGCTCGCTTCTCAGATCACCGCTGATTTGGATAATAACAACACCAACAATACAGAGTCGTCTCCGCCTGTGGTCGTGGTTGGCGTCGCCACCGGGGCGTTTCTGTTCCTTGCCGACCTCGTCAGGAACATCAAACTTCCCGTCACCGTTGACTTCATTCGAGCCGAATCTTATGGCTCCGGAACTGTGTCCAGCGGTGATCCTAGGATTTCATCCGATTTGAAGATGGATATTCTCGGGAAGCACGtcattttg GTTGAGGACATTGTTGATACGGGGAACACTTTGTCTTGTCTCATTGCTCACTTGAAATCCAAAGGAGCGTCATCCATATCAGTTTGCACTTTTCTTGATAAACCGGCGAGACGGAAAGTTAATTTTGAGCTTGTTGGTGAAGGAAAGTATTATTGTGGCTTTGAG TGCCCGGATTATTTTGTTGTGGGCTATGGACTGGACTTAGCTGAATTATACAGGAATTTGCCTTATGTTGGGGTCTTGAAGCCGGAAATGTACAAGTGA
- the LOC131330537 gene encoding polyadenylate-binding protein 3-like: MAAAAQQNHAVEAAAAATPPPTPHMVAGQNGRGGVLYPNASLYVGDLEQSVVEGHLYDLFNQVAQVVSVRVCRDQARRTSLGYAYVNFSNSQDAATARELLNFTPVNGKPIRIMYSHRDPSTRKSGFANVFIKNLDTSIDNKALHDTFAAFGTVLSCKVALDTNGQSKGYGFVQFDQDEAAQNAIKRLNGMLINDKQVYVGLFVRNQERNRGNGSPKFTNVYVKNLSETTNDEDLKIIFGKYGPITSAVVMRDANGTSRCFGFVNFQNPDAAVAAVENLNGTSLTDDKVLYVGKAQRKFERDAELRAKFEQERSSRFEKLQGANLYIKNLDDSINDEKLKELFSEFGNITSCKVMLDAQGANKGSGFVAFSNPEEATRALNAMNGKMIGQKPLYVAVAQRKEERRAHLQAHFAQLRSSGGIVPLPTGMPGFHPGVPRLAPQQLYFGQGTPGMLPPQPAGFGFQQQPLPSMRPGIAPNFIMPIQVQRQAQTGHRVGGRRGGNPHQMQQHQWMHRSSNQGLRYVANGRNGMDSSMVPQGLMSPVMPSPYDVQRNGPVPMSTLASTLASATPENQRMMLGEQLYPLVERLERDHAGKVTGMLLEMDQTEVLHLIESPDSLKKKVSEALDVLRASSGSDVSDHLGSLALND; the protein is encoded by the exons ATGGCGGCGGCGGCACAGCAAAATCATGCGgtggaggcggcggcggcggcgacgcCTCCTCCGACGCCGCACATGGTGGCAGGGCAAAACGGCAGAGGAGGAGTATTATACCCTAATGCGTCGCTGTACGTGGGGGATCTGGAGCAGAGCGTGGTGGAAGGGCACCTGTACGATCTGTTCAACCAGGTGGCCCAAGTGGTGTCTGTTAGGGTTTGTAGGGATCAGGCCCGTCGAACCTCTCTCGGCTACGCTTATGTCAATTTCTCCAACTCACAAGATG CCGCTACTGCCCGGGAGCTTTTGAATTTCACGCCTGTCAATGGGAAACCAATCCGCATTATGTATTCTCATCGGGATCCTAGTACTCGTAAAAGCGGATTTGCTAACGTGTTCATTAAGAACTTGGACACATCCATAGATAACAAGGCATTGCACGACACATTTGCTGCCTTTGGCACTGTGCTTTCTTGCAAGGTAGCCCTTGACACCAATGGGCAATCAAAAGGCTATGGGTTTGTGCAATTTGATCAAGACGAAGCTGCACAAAATGCCATTAAGCGGCTAAATGGCATGTTAATTAATGATAAACAAGTTTATGTTGGCCTTTTTGTTCGTAACCAGGAGAGGAATCGAGGAAATGGATCGCCAAAGTTCACTAATGTTTATGTGAAAAATTTGTCTGAAACCACCAATGATGAGGACCTCAAGATTATCTTTGGCAAGTATGGCCCCATCACCAGTGCAGTTGTTATGAGGGATGCAAATGGGACATCAAgatgttttggttttgtaaatttcCAGAACCCTGATGCTGCTGTTGCTGCAGTAGAGAACTTGAACGGGACCTCTTTGACTGATGACAAAGTTTTGTATGTGGGAAAGGCTCAAAGGAAATTCGAGAGGGATGCAGAGttgagagccaaatttgaacaagaaagaagtagtagatttgaaaaattacaagGTGCTAATCTATACATCAAAAATCTCGACGACAGCATAAATGATGAAAAGCTAAAGGAGTTATTCTCTGAGTTTGGAAACATTACATCGTGCAAG GTCATGCTTGATGCACAAGGGGCCAATAAGGGTTCTGGTTTTGTGGCTTTTTCTAACCCTGAGGAAGCTACAAGAGCT TTGAATGCAATGAATGGCAAGATGATTGGACAGAAACCGCTGTATGTCGCCGTGGCCCAGCGAAAAGAAGAAAGGAGGGCGCATTTGCAG GCACATTTTGCTCAATTACGATCATCAGGTGGCATAGTACCTTTGCCTACCGGGATGCCTGGATTTCACCCTGGGGTTCCTAGGCTTGCTCCTCAGCAGTTGTACTTTGGTCAAGGAACACCTGGTATGCTACCTCCTCAGCCTGCCGGCTTTGGCTTCCAGCAGCAACCCTTGCCCAGTATGCGCCCAGGTATTGCTCCCAACTTCATTATGCCCATCCAAGTTCAGAGGCAAGCACAAACTGGACACCGAGTGGGCGGCAGGAGAGGGGGCAACCCTCATCAAATGCAGCAGCATCAG TGGATGCATCGCAGCTCCAACCAAGGGCTAAGATATGTAGCCAATGGCCGAAATGGGATGGACTCGTCCATGGTTCCTCAAGGTCTTATGTCTCCAGTAATGCCTTCGCCGTACGATGTTCAGCGTAATGGGCCTGTGCCCATGTCAACTCTTGCTTCTACCTTGGCTTCTGCAACTCCAGAAAATCAGCGCatg ATGCTGGGGGAACAGCTATATCCGCTGGTGGAGCGACTAGAGCGTGATCATGCTGGGAAAGTGACTGGCATGCTGCTCGAGATGGATCAGACTGAGGTGCTCCATTTGATCGAGTCTCCAGATTCCCTGAAGAAGAAAGTGTCTGAGGCTTTGGATGTTTTGCGTGCATCATCAGGATCTGATGTTAGTGATCATCTAGGCTCATTGGCCTTAAATGATTGA
- the LOC131328471 gene encoding uncharacterized protein LOC131328471 produces the protein MQVKQQKKSSNKWTCVVCNEKQSVWKVFAQGFIAKDVCKFVQTFNMFPCQFEQQRTNETLDLIPEHTDDQPRSSNDKKRRSDWSKYVDPKDIHDGQEEEEQEEDVFGPRIVTELPPKKLVKKPKLNADSSGFGTPQDGERGFRLVFQKRNFNKGKEPGKIDPTTANWASKRFDYKSQSEEGISAAEGPWRSLAKGDSNRRTYAKQLVEDGFAESRACHRTTACHPTTAKVSSTKWGAYIIQDNNKDSEDKGPRKSQLRMMKGASKWGSYITEDDDEGDLHLKIGREFADNKGKWDDCVFDAKLYDQSVEEDIHPDFL, from the exons ATGCAGGTGAAGCAACAAAAGAAGAGCAGCAACAAGTGGACCTGCGTGGTCTGCAACGAGAAGCAGTCCGTGTGGAAGGTGTTTGCCCAAGGTTTCATAGCCAAAGACGTTTGCAAATTTGTTCAGACCTTTAACATGTTCCCCTGCCAATTCGAACAACAACGCACAAATGAAACCCTAGATCTGATTCCGGAACATACCGACGATCAGCCACGGAGCAGCAATGACAAGAAGAGAAGGTCTGACTGGAGCAAGTATGTTGATCCCAAGGATATTCACGATGGCcaagaagaagaggaacaaG AAGAGGATGTGTTCGGACCGAGGATTGTGACAGAGTTGCCCCCCAAGAAATTggtcaaaaaaccaaaattgaatGCAGATTCGAGTGGATTTGGTACCCCACAAGATGGTGAAAGAGGCTTTAGGCTTGTTTTTCAAAAGAGAAATTTCAACAAAG GTAAGGAGCCAGGAAAAATTGATCCAACAACAGCTAATTGGGCTTCCAAGAGGTTTGATTACAAGTCACAGTCTGAGGAAGGCATCTCCGCAGCCGAGGGACCATGGCGGAGTTTGGCCAAAGGGGATTCAAACCGAAGAACTTACGCCAAGCAACTTGTGGAGGACGGTTTTGCTGAATCGAGGGCATGCCATCGCACGACAGCATGCCATCCCACGACAGCCAAAGTGTCTTCTACTAAATGGGGTGCGTACATTATCCAAGACAATAACAAAGACTCTGAAGATAAGGGGCCACGGAAATCTCAGCTAAGAATGATGAAAGGAGCTTCAAAATGGGGCAGTTACATTACAGAAGATGACGATGAGGGTGACTTGCACCTAAAAATTGGGAGAGAATTCGCAGATAACAAAGGGAAATGGGATGATTGTGTATTCGATGCCAAACTATATGACCAAAGTGTAGAAGAAGACATCCACCCTGATTTCCTATGA